A single region of the Thunnus maccoyii chromosome 10, fThuMac1.1, whole genome shotgun sequence genome encodes:
- the kif13a gene encoding kinesin-like protein KIF13A isoform X7, whose product MSDTKVKVAVRVRPMNRREIELNTKCVVDMEDNQTVLHPPPSNAKGENRKQPKVFAFDHCFWSMDESNVPKYAGQEVVFKCLGEGILENAFQGYNACIFAYGQTGSGKSFSMMGNGEQPGLIPRLCCSLFERVHREENEAHTFKVEVSYMEIYNEKVRDLLDPKGSRQSLKVREHKVLGPYVDGLSQLAVTSFEDIEVLMSEGNKSRTVAATNMNEESSRSHAVFSIIVTQTLYDLQSGNSGEKVSKLSLVDLAGSERVSKTGAAGERLKEGSNINKSLTTLGCVISALADQSAGKGKAKFVPYRDSVLTWLLKDNLGGNSKTAMIATVSPAADNYEETLSTLRYADRAKRIVNHAVVNEDPNARIIRELREEVEKLKVQLSQAESMKAPELKEKLHESEKLIQEMTVTWEEKLRKTEEIATERQKQLESMGISLETSGIKVGEDKCFLVNLNADPALNELLVYYLKEHTRVGADTSQDIQLFGIGIQPKHCVLELCPDGDVTLMPIGNARTCVNGTMIDSLMHLWHGDRILWGNNHFFRINLPKRKRRDRLKELERASPRESFVEVDVETASEASSEQDYSYEFAQMEVIMKTLGNNDPMQNVVQVLEKQYLEEKRTALEEQRMMYERELESLRQQLSPEKTPQHHRSSSDRLTFPTHTPHGKLRLWTEERDELFRQSLSRLREQVVKANTLVREANFLAEEMSKQTDYQVTLQIPAANLSANRKRGAIVSEPAIQVRRKGKGTQVWTIEKLENKLVDMRDHYRDWKEGTEEIYNKANSKHCDPFYEAQENHNLIGVANIFLECLFHDVKLQYAVPIISQQGEVAGRLHIELMRVSGAVPERLCGGDDSSENSSESSCYEVMDTNGEIVHMAKRLSCRVRIREATGLPHNLSNFVFCQYTFWEHGEPTVAPPMVSPDRPSPRSPEAQFTVQFDHCKDYVVHVTDEFLEFISDGALAIEVWGHRCAGNGRSLWELDALEAKTQTLRDRWSEVSRRIDLWVSIQELNEQGEYSSVELHPGKDISTGGVFQLRQGHSRRLQVCVKPVQNSGTLPLLVEAVLSVSIGCVSARSTKLQRPLDSYQEEDLNCVRERWSEALIKRREYLDEQIKKIINKHEKSEEDIEREARLVEQWVGLTEERNTVLVPAPGSGIPGAPADWTPPAGMEAHIPVLFLDLNADNLTVNEQLTGPHAAGVNSILPKEHGSQFFYLPIIRHSDEEVSAVCSWDSSIHDSVHLNRVTSPNERIYLIIKATVQLSHPASMELVLRKRIAVNIYNKQSFTQSLKRRMSLKNTLYSCGVTYEIVSNIPKASEEPEERETLALMAARGDSEETQDGETYIEKYTRGVLEVENILSLERLRQAVTVKEALAAKGRHLRRSLSTPNVQHSSCSKTDLMACEDEDCKDHCDHVDSSNLNPQDGSLCGTPIKSKENPGLVPESPTFFNSSPFKVLSPQPPKFLKSLLPVKEENKAKKALEAQPLLGQEDSEDEETVDMSLNMERGPQDHSSFQPYIPEDFANFEIYNATLESQEGFLPSRSDLKGSRCGVGSGEREVSRSPTASSCTSGYFSHSASNATLSDMPFSSSESSDHLSCTSRDSHDPLGCPAVRGCTQTKSVSAGSDAQQPPHSAGGAQDPLVRSSPVSISNCTDKQKTFHLPQNCVLSASQEFTDFKGADDTVGEGDLARFTEEWEQEGLELSTNQMKKPDNTETCDTGDQHASDVSGISNTSNPENASTATCKCPNSNVSVSAAVPCPNTTVCTSVRDSDNIPAASPTLITPASVPPPASPSPVTTLPTAPSSAPALGGGGEPPIREPAQGDLPHGSPCPSPNPSSAEPSGDSSGDESTPVAQLPDWMAPGEQVWVGKRRGIVHYVGGVEFAKGIWVGVKLDLAVGKHNGTVQGRVYFRCPPGHGVFVKPSRLTRGPPSMDTEPQTLIR is encoded by the exons ATGTCGGATACAAAGGTAAAAGTTGCAGTGAGAGTTCGGCCCATGAACCGCAGGG AAATTGAACTGAATACAAAATGTGTCGTGGATATGGAGGACAACCAGACAGTTCTACACCCACCACCCTCAAATGCAAAAGGAGAGAACAG GAAACAACCTAAG GTGTTCGCCTTTGACCACTGTTTTTGGTCCATGGATGAGTCCAACGTTCCCAAATATGCCG GCCAAGAGGTGGTGTTCAAGTGCCTTGGAGAGGGAATACTTGAAAATGCATTCCAGGGATATAACGCCTGCATATTTGCCTATGGACAAACAG GTTCAGGCAAATCATTTTCCATGATGGGGAACGGGGAACAGCCGGGTTTGATCCCTCGACTCTGCTGCTCGCTGTTTGAGAGGGTCCACAGGGAGGAGAACGAGGCCCATACTTTTAAAGTGGAAGTGTCCTACATGGAGATCTACAATGAGAAGGTCCGTGACCTACTGGATCCCAAAGG gaGCCGACAGTCCCTGAAAGTTCGGGAACACAAAGTCCTGGGTCCGTACGTGGATGGTCTGTCTCAGCTGGCTGTGACCAGCTTTGAG GACATCGAGGTGCTGATGTCAGAGGGGAACAAATCTCGCACAGTTGCAGCCACCAACATGAATGAGGAGAGCAGTCGATCACACGCCGTCTTCAGTATTAttgtcacacaaacactctaTGATCTACAGTCTGGG AATTCAGGGGAGAAGGTGAGCAAGTTGAGTCTGGTTGACCTGGCAGGAAGTGAGAGAGTGTCCAAGACTGGAGCTGCTGGGGAGAGACTCAAAGAAGGCAGCAATATCAACAA GTCTCTTACCACCTTAGGCTGTGTGATTTCTGCCCTGGCCGACCAGTCTGCAGGAAAGGGGAAGGCCAAATTTGTGCCTTACAGAGACTCAGTCCTCACCTGGCTACTGAAG GATAACCTTGGTGGAAACAGCAAGACAGCCATGATAGCCACAGTGAGTCCAGCTGCTGATAACTACGAGGAGACTCTGTCCACTCTACGCTACGCCGACAGGGCCAAGAGAATCGTCAACCATGCCGTGGTGAACGAAGACCCCAATGCTCGGATCATCAGAGAGCTCAGGGAAGAGGTGGAGAAGCTCAAAGTTCAACTCTCTCAGGCTGAG TCCATGAAGGCTCCTGAGCTGAAGGAGAAACTGCATGAGTCTGAGAAACTCATTCAGGAGATGACTGTCACCTGGGAGGAGAAACTACGAAAGACAGAGGAGATCGCCACT GAGCGTCAGAAGCAGCTGGAGAGCATGGGCATCTCTTTGGAAACATCTGGAATTAAAGTGGGTGAAGACAAGTGTTTCCTGGTCAATCTGAATGCAGATCCTGCCCTAAACGAGCTACTGGTCTACTACCTGAAG GAGCACACACGTGTGGGTGCTGACACGTCTCAGGACATCCAGCTCTTCGGGATCGGTATCCAGCCGAAGCATTGCGTACTGGAGCTCTGCCCAGATGGTGATGTCACCCTTATGCCCATAGGGAATGCCAG GACCTGTGTGAACGGAACGATGATTGATTCCTTGATGCATCTGTGGCACGGAGACCGTATCTTATGGGGCAACAACCACTTTTTCAG GATCAATCTGCCTAAACGAAAGCGGCGGGACCGTTTGAAGGAACTAGAGAGAGCTTCTCCCAGAGAGAGCTTCGTCGAGGTAGATGTGGAGACCGCCAGCGAGGCCTCTTCTGAGCAGGACTACAGCTATGAGTTTGCTCAGATGGAGGTCATAATGAAGACTCTGGGGAACAATG acccCATGCAGAATGTAGTCCAGGTTCTGGAGAAACAGTACCTAGAGGAAAAGCGGACAGCTCTTGAGGAGCAGAGAATGATGTATGAACGAGAGCTGGAGTCGCTACGGCAACAGCTCTCTCCAGAGAAAACACCGCAGCACCACCGCAGCAGCAGTGACCGCCTGACGTTCCCTACGCACACACCACATGGCAAGCTGCGACTGTGGACAGAGGAGCG ggATGAGCTTTTTCGTCAGAGTCTTTCTCGACTCAGGGAGCAGGTCGTGAAAGCCAACACCTTGGTGAGAGAAGCCAACTTTTTGGCAGAGGAGATGAGCAAACAGACTGACTATCAGGTCACCCTTCAGATTCCTGCAGCCAACCTCAGCGCTAACCGCAAG CGTGGAGCGATAGTGAGCGAGCCAGCCATCCAGGTGCGCCGGAAAGGGAAGGGAACTCAGGTGTGGACCATTGAGAAGCTGGAGAACAAACTGGTGGACATGAGAGACCACTACAGGGACTGGAAGGAAGGCACAGAGGAGATA TATAACAAGGCAAACAGTAAGCACTGTGACCCATTTTATGAGGCGCAAGAGAACCATAACCTGATAGGAGTGGCCAACATCTTTCTGGAGTGCCTTTTTCATGATGTCAAACTGCAATATGCTGTCCCCATCATCAGCCAGCAGGGAGAG GTAGCAGGCAGGTTGCATATTGAGCTTATGCGAGTCAGTGGAGCTGTACCTGAGCGCCTTTGCGGGGGAGACGACTCGTCAGAGAACTCCAGTGAGAGTAGCTGCTACGAAGTCATGGACACCAACGGGGAGATCGTCCACATGGCCAAGAGGCTCAGCTGCAGG GTGCGCATCAGGGAGGCGACGGGGCTGCCTCACAACCTGTCCAACTTTGTCTTCTGTCAGTACACCTTCTGGGAGCATGGGGAGCCCACTGTGGCTCCTCCAATGGTCAGCCCAGACAGACCTTCCCCTCGGAGCCCGGAGGCCCAGTTCACTGTCCAGTTTGATCACTGCAAG GACTATGTTGTACATGTGACAGATGAGTTTTTGGAGTTTATATCAGACGGAGCGTTGGCAATAGAAGTGTGGGGTCACCGCTGTGCTGGGAACGGACGTTCACTCTGGGAGTTGGATGCATTAGAGGCCAAGACCCAGACGCTTCGAGACAG GTGGAGTGAGGTGTCTCGCAGGATCGATCTGTGGGTCTCCATCCAGGAGCTGAACGAGCAGGGAGAGTATTCGTCTGTGGAGCTGCATCCTGGAAAAGACATCAGCACAGGAGGAGTCTTCCAACTCCGCCAG GGTCACTCCAGGagactgcaggtgtgtgtgaagCCGGTCCAAAATTCAGGCACTCTGCCTCTGCTGGTGGAGGCAGTGCTGTCTGTCTCTATTGGCTGCGTGTCGGCTCGCTCCACCAAACTACAGAGACCCCTTGACAGCTACCAG GAGGAGGATCTCAACTGTGTTAGAGAGCGCTGGTCAGAGGCCCTGATCAAACGGCGAGAGTACCTTGATGAACAAATCAAGAAAATCATCAATAAGCATG AAAAGTCAGAAGAGGATATTGAGCGTGAAGCTCGGCTGGTGGAGCAGTGGGTTGGCTTGACTGAAGAGAGAAACACTGTGCTGGTACCTGCACCTGGTAGCGGCATCCCTGGAGCTCCTGCagactg GACTCCACCTGCAGGAATGGAAGCTCACATCCCTGTTCTCTTCCTGGATTTGAATG CGGATaatctgacagtaaatgagCAGCTGACCGGCCCACATGCTGCAGGCGTTAACTCTATCCTGCCCAAGGAGCATGGAAGCCAGTTCTTCTATCTGCCCATCATCAGGCACAGTGATGAGGAG GTGTCTGCAGTGTGCTCCTGGGACTCATCCATCCATGATTCTGTGCACCTCAACCGGGTCACGTCCCCTAACGAGCGCATCTACCTGATCATCAAAGCCACGGTGCAGCTCAGCCACCCTGCCTCCATGGAGCTGGTGCTTCGCAAGAGGATCGCTGTCAATATCTACAACAAGCAG AGTTTCACACAGAGTCTCAAGAGAAGAATGTCCCTAAAGAACACGCTTTACTCCTGTGGTGTAACCTATGAGATTGTTTCCAACATACCAAAG GCCTCAGAAGAGccagaggagagggagacctTGGCCCTCATGGCTGCTCGCGGGGACAGTGAGGAAACTCAGGATGGAGAAACCTACATAGAGAAATACACACGGGGAGTTCTGGAAGTAGAGAACATCCTCAGTCTAGAGAGGCTACGACAG GCTGTGACAGTGAAGGAAGCGCTCGCTGCCAAGGGGAGACACTTAAGAAGGAGTCTCAGCACACCAAATGTACAGCAT TCTTCATGTAGTAAAACAGATCTGATGGCTTGTGAGGATGAGGACTGTAAG GACCACTGCGATCATGTCGACAGCTCCAACCTCAATCCCCAGGACGGCTCCCTTTGCGGCACACCAATCAAAAGCAAGGAGAACCCAg GCTTAGTTCCAGAGAGTCCAACCTTTTTCAACTCAAGCCCCTTCAAGGTCCTCTCCCCTCAGCCGCCTAAGTTCCTCAAGTCTCTGCTGCCTGTTAAAGAGGAGAACAAGGCGAAGAAAGCCTTGGAGGCCCAGCCGCTGCTGGGACAAGAG GACTCTGAAGATGAGGAGACGGTAGACATGAGTCTGAATATGGAACGGGGCCCTCAGGACCACAGCAGCTTCCAGCCGTACATCCCAGAGGACTTTGCAAACTTTGAGATCTACAACGCCACTCTGGAGAGCCAGGAGGGCTTTCTACCCTCCCGTTCTGATTTGAAGGGAAGCCGATGTGGAGTTGGaagcggagagagagaggtgtctCGAAGCCCCACCGCCAGCAGCTGCACTAGTGGTTACTTTTCACACAGTGCCTCCAACGCCACGCTGTCTGACATGCCTTTCAGTTCCAGCGAGAGCTCTGACCACCTCAGCTGCACCTCCAGAGATTCCCATGACCCCCTCGGCTGCCCTGCCGTAAGAGGCTGCACCCAAACCAAAAGTGTTTCTGCAGGGAGTGACGCCCAGCAACCTCCTCACTCAGCGGGTGGGGCTCAGGATCCGCTCGTCCGCTCCTCGCCTGTCAGTATTTCTAATTGCACAGACAAGCAGAAAACATTCCATCTGCCTCAAAACTGTGTTCTCAGTGCCAGCCAGGAGTTCACAGACTTTAAAGGGGCTGATGATACTGTAGGAGAGGGCGATTTGGCACGTTTTACAGAGGAATGGGAGCAGGAGGGTTTGGAACTCTCTACAAACCAGATGAAGAAACCAGATAATACAGAAACATGTGACACTGGTGATCAACATGCCTCTGATGTTTCTGGTATTAGCAACACGTCTAATCCTGAAAACGCTTCAACTGCTACATGCAAATGTCCTAATAGTAACGTCTCCGTTAGTGCAGCTGTGCCCTGCCCTAACACAACTGTTTGCACTTCAGTCAGAGACTCTGACAACATCCCAGCTGCATCGCCAACCCTAATAACTCCTGCATCAGTCCCACCTCCAGCATCACCATCGCCGGTCACAACTTTGCCCACAGCCCCATCATCTGCCCCAGctctgggaggaggaggagaacctCCGATCCGGGAACCAGCACAGGGGGATCTCCCCCACGGAAGTCCCTGTCCCAGTCCAAACCCCAGCAGTGCTGAGCCCTCGGGGGACTCCAGCGGGGATGAGAGTACCCCCGTGGCTCAGCTTCCTGACTGGATGGCCCCCGGGGAGCAGGTGTGGgtggggaagaggagaggaataGTCCATTATGTTGGAGGGGTGGAGTTTGCCAAGGGGATCTGGGTTGGTGTGAAGCTGGACCTGGCAGTGG GTAAGCACAACGGGACTGTCCAGGGAAGAGTGTACTTCCGCTGTCCCCCAGGCCACGGCGTGTTCGTGAAACCATCTCGTCTCACCAGAGGACCGCCCTCCATGGACACAGAACCCCAGACTCTGATCAGATAG